A genomic segment from Pelagicoccus enzymogenes encodes:
- a CDS encoding DUF4238 domain-containing protein, translated as SEDKKTTNAFLIKHSKTVFGASIKSQCSEDYFYGKDSSVDDALTTMEGQVASLLEDVCDWECVPSYPNDDFIALLIFVSAQRGRTRQAKLEVEEMLKGFIHESLKDSPESLKDQLNQLELEIENGASKATAFCLENFPNLIDLKAGLVLNKTETEFITSDHPVVFYNQLFERLKQQGNTG; from the coding sequence TCCGAGGATAAAAAGACCACGAACGCCTTTCTGATCAAACACAGCAAGACCGTTTTTGGTGCTTCAATCAAAAGTCAGTGCTCGGAAGATTACTTCTACGGAAAAGACTCCTCGGTGGATGATGCACTGACCACAATGGAAGGTCAGGTTGCGTCACTCCTGGAAGACGTCTGCGATTGGGAATGCGTGCCTTCATACCCAAACGATGACTTCATAGCACTTCTGATATTTGTTTCAGCACAAAGAGGAAGGACTAGACAAGCAAAGCTTGAAGTCGAAGAGATGCTGAAGGGATTCATCCATGAGAGCCTCAAAGACAGTCCTGAATCGCTGAAAGATCAATTAAATCAGTTAGAGTTAGAAATTGAAAATGGCGCCTCGAAAGCGACTGCCTTCTGCCTAGAAAATTTCCCGAACTTGATAGATCTAAAAGCTGGATTGGTTCTGAACAAAACCGAAACAGAATTTATCACATCAGATCATCCTGTAGTTTTCTACAATCAACTATTTGAGCGATTAAAACAGCAAGGCAACACGGGG